The following proteins are co-located in the Polystyrenella longa genome:
- a CDS encoding vitamin B12-dependent ribonucleotide reductase, with product MQISPYFCPADVAPFDTVDWTRRTAQIKDESGDVLFEQTDCEVPADWSALATNVVVSKYFYGEPGTPEREYSIRQVVHRVARTIADWGTQDGIFATQEDGENFYRELAWLCLHQHGAFNSPVWFNVGLYHEYGVRGSRGNYYWDVETSTVSRPETPYEFPQASACFIQSVDDNMEDIMRLATSEAMLFKFGSGTGTDLSTIRSSREKLSGGGTPSGPLSFMRVYDQIAAVVKSGGKTRRAAKMQSIKDWHPDVLDFIQAKTVEEKKARTLIESGEYDSNFNGAAYSSIMFQNANLSVRLSDEFMQSVLDGGQWQTHWVTDSSVAGPEYDANYVIDQISEGTWFCGDPGVQYETTINNWHTCPNSGPINASNPCSEYMFLDDTACNLSSINLKKMMRADGTFDVERFRKASSIFITAQEILVDHASYPTPAIAENSHAYRPLGLGYANLGSMLMSMGIPYDSEAGHGICGALTAMLTGQGYLTSSHIAHNIGPFDGYRENEKPMLRVMQMHRQAVEDINESCPQYLKDAARDVWIDCLDAGRRYGYRNAQATVLAPTGTIAFMMDCDTTGIEPDIALVKYKQLAGGGMMKIVNRTVPKALSTLGYADDSIEKILAYIDTHDTIEGAPGLLEEHLPVFDCAFTPANGTRSIQWRAHIGMMAAAQPFLSGAISKTVNMPSNSTVEDVKDAYLEGWKLGLKALAIYRDGSKQSQPLATKKEGGKKKGEEYKPGMERRRLPATRQSITHKFSVGGHEGYITVGLFEDGTPGELFVMMAKEGSTIGGLMDVIGTETSMCLQYGVPLAVIVDKFSHMRFEPAGWTSNPDIPNAKSVVDYIFRWMGIQFIPGYREANTPKRVEDSSDSKGSSSISEGKPQSGTTLDTKPTNGLSNGAASGHATNGVAPSLTAAPSLHDGVSATALLLEPGESNRSEQFARFQSDAPACDNCGSITVRNGNCYLCHNCGASMGCS from the coding sequence ATGCAGATTTCCCCTTATTTCTGTCCCGCTGATGTTGCCCCATTCGACACTGTCGATTGGACTCGTCGGACCGCTCAAATCAAGGATGAATCGGGCGATGTGCTGTTTGAACAGACTGACTGCGAAGTACCGGCTGACTGGAGTGCGTTAGCCACGAATGTTGTCGTCAGTAAATATTTTTACGGTGAACCGGGAACACCCGAGCGGGAATACAGTATCCGCCAGGTTGTCCATCGCGTTGCCCGGACCATTGCCGACTGGGGGACCCAGGATGGCATTTTCGCTACACAGGAAGATGGCGAAAACTTCTACCGCGAGCTCGCCTGGCTCTGTCTGCATCAGCACGGGGCATTCAACTCTCCCGTCTGGTTCAACGTCGGCCTTTACCATGAGTATGGCGTCCGAGGTTCTCGCGGGAACTACTACTGGGATGTCGAGACAAGTACCGTCAGTCGTCCGGAAACACCGTATGAATTCCCACAGGCCTCTGCCTGTTTCATTCAGTCGGTGGATGACAACATGGAAGACATCATGCGGCTGGCGACCAGCGAAGCGATGCTCTTCAAGTTCGGTTCCGGAACGGGAACGGACCTCTCCACAATCCGCAGCTCGCGGGAGAAACTGTCCGGCGGGGGAACTCCTTCCGGCCCGCTCTCCTTCATGCGTGTCTACGACCAGATCGCCGCTGTCGTAAAATCGGGTGGAAAGACCCGGCGTGCCGCAAAAATGCAGTCGATCAAAGACTGGCACCCCGACGTCCTCGATTTCATTCAGGCGAAAACAGTTGAAGAGAAAAAAGCCCGCACCTTGATTGAAAGTGGCGAGTACGATTCGAACTTCAACGGAGCTGCTTACAGTTCCATTATGTTCCAGAACGCCAACCTGTCTGTTCGTCTTTCGGACGAATTCATGCAGTCCGTTCTGGATGGTGGACAGTGGCAGACTCACTGGGTGACCGACTCTTCCGTAGCTGGCCCCGAGTACGACGCCAATTATGTAATCGATCAAATTTCCGAAGGAACCTGGTTCTGTGGTGACCCGGGCGTCCAGTACGAGACGACGATCAACAACTGGCACACCTGCCCGAACAGTGGTCCGATCAATGCGTCGAACCCCTGCTCCGAGTACATGTTCCTGGACGATACCGCCTGTAACCTGTCGAGTATCAACCTGAAGAAAATGATGCGAGCCGATGGCACGTTCGACGTCGAACGGTTCCGTAAAGCTTCGTCCATCTTCATTACGGCTCAGGAAATTCTGGTCGACCATGCCAGTTACCCCACCCCGGCCATCGCCGAGAACAGCCATGCCTATCGTCCTCTGGGACTTGGTTACGCGAACCTTGGTAGCATGCTGATGTCGATGGGAATTCCCTACGACAGCGAAGCAGGTCATGGTATCTGTGGTGCATTGACAGCGATGCTGACTGGCCAGGGTTACCTGACTTCGTCGCATATCGCCCATAACATTGGACCGTTCGACGGCTACCGTGAGAATGAAAAACCAATGCTGCGAGTGATGCAGATGCACCGTCAAGCAGTGGAAGACATTAACGAATCCTGTCCTCAATACCTGAAAGACGCCGCTCGCGACGTCTGGATTGATTGTCTGGATGCGGGCCGTCGATATGGTTACCGCAACGCTCAGGCGACTGTGCTTGCTCCAACTGGGACGATTGCCTTCATGATGGACTGTGATACCACAGGTATCGAGCCGGACATCGCCCTGGTGAAGTACAAGCAACTGGCAGGCGGCGGAATGATGAAAATCGTCAACCGTACTGTGCCTAAAGCTCTGTCGACACTCGGTTACGCGGACGACTCGATCGAGAAAATCCTGGCTTACATTGATACGCACGACACGATCGAAGGTGCACCCGGCTTGCTCGAAGAGCATCTGCCGGTCTTCGACTGTGCGTTCACTCCGGCCAACGGAACCCGTTCTATTCAGTGGCGGGCTCACATCGGCATGATGGCGGCAGCTCAGCCGTTCCTGTCGGGTGCGATCTCGAAAACGGTCAACATGCCTTCGAATTCAACTGTGGAAGACGTCAAAGACGCTTATCTGGAAGGCTGGAAACTTGGCCTGAAAGCTCTGGCGATCTATCGTGACGGTTCAAAACAGAGCCAGCCGCTGGCGACGAAAAAAGAAGGTGGCAAGAAGAAAGGCGAAGAGTACAAACCGGGCATGGAACGTCGTCGGCTTCCCGCGACCCGTCAGTCGATCACACACAAATTTTCTGTGGGTGGTCACGAAGGGTACATTACTGTGGGACTGTTCGAAGATGGTACTCCCGGCGAACTGTTCGTCATGATGGCCAAAGAGGGTAGTACTATCGGTGGTCTGATGGATGTCATCGGAACCGAAACCTCCATGTGTCTACAGTACGGTGTGCCGCTGGCGGTCATCGTCGATAAGTTCAGTCACATGCGGTTTGAACCTGCCGGTTGGACAAGCAACCCGGATATTCCGAACGCCAAAAGTGTGGTCGACTACATCTTCCGATGGATGGGGATTCAATTTATCCCTGGCTACCGCGAAGCGAACACACCGAAGCGAGTGGAAGATTCCAGTGACAGCAAGGGATCATCATCGATCTCTGAGGGCAAGCCCCAGTCCGGAACCACGTTGGACACGAAGCCGACAAACGGACTAAGCAACGGGGCAGCTTCCGGTCACGCCACGAATGGCGTTGCACCGTCACTAACTGCTGCACCATCACTGCACGACGGCGTGTCAGCGACCGCGTTACTGCTGGAACCCGGGGAATCGAACCGAAGCGAGCAATTTGCCCGCTTCCAATCGGACGCTCCCGCCTGCGATAACTGCGGCTCCATCACCGTCCGCAACGGCAACTGCTACCTGTGCCACAACTGTGGTGCCAGCATGGGCTGTAGCTAA
- a CDS encoding DUF58 domain-containing protein has protein sequence MSAPAEPLAFQDPSALASLGRLEVIARQLVEGFMVGQHRSPYKGASVEFVEHRQYYPGDEIRHIDWRAYGKTGKYYVKEFEEETNLRTYLLLDCSGSMGYSQNSLSKFSYARCLVAGLVYLLQKQRDAAGLIGFDDKIRLRREPSATAKVFEQLMHDLESLEPGGETSLAQVLTGLLPTFKRRSRIVLLSDCFDSLPDLCKLMQQLRHQRHEVMLLQIIAPEEEDFPFSKPTRFQSLEQTTDRKLVDPLQLRQHYLKQFESFIAELSQFCQNNDITYTRFTTKDPFAGALQAFLSEYNRR, from the coding sequence ATGTCCGCCCCTGCTGAACCTCTTGCTTTTCAGGATCCGTCCGCGCTGGCATCGCTCGGTCGGTTGGAAGTGATCGCGCGGCAATTGGTGGAAGGGTTCATGGTTGGGCAGCATCGTTCTCCTTATAAAGGAGCCTCGGTCGAGTTCGTTGAGCATCGACAATATTACCCCGGTGACGAAATCCGCCATATCGACTGGCGGGCCTACGGTAAAACGGGAAAGTATTACGTCAAGGAGTTTGAAGAAGAGACCAATCTGCGCACCTACCTTTTGCTCGATTGTTCCGGCAGCATGGGGTATTCACAGAATTCGTTAAGCAAGTTCAGCTATGCCCGTTGCCTGGTGGCCGGATTGGTATATCTGCTTCAAAAGCAACGCGACGCCGCCGGGTTGATTGGCTTTGATGACAAAATCCGCTTGAGAAGAGAACCCTCGGCCACGGCGAAAGTCTTCGAGCAATTGATGCACGACTTGGAATCGCTGGAACCGGGCGGGGAAACGTCGCTGGCGCAGGTGCTGACAGGGTTGTTGCCGACGTTCAAACGCCGATCCCGGATTGTGCTGCTCTCCGATTGCTTTGACTCATTACCCGATTTGTGCAAGTTGATGCAGCAGTTACGACATCAACGGCACGAGGTGATGTTATTACAGATCATTGCACCGGAAGAGGAAGATTTCCCGTTTTCCAAACCAACTCGCTTCCAAAGTCTGGAGCAGACCACAGATCGCAAACTGGTCGATCCACTCCAACTCCGGCAACACTATTTGAAACAATTTGAATCATTCATCGCCGAACTTTCTCAGTTCTGCCAGAATAACGATATTACCTACACTCGCTTTACCACAAAAGACCCTTTCGCGGGAGCATTACAGGCGTTTCTCTCCGAGTACAATCGGCGATGA
- a CDS encoding DUF1559 family PulG-like putative transporter — translation MPFVSKTPHTSGRHPRGFTLVELLVVIAIISVLAALLLPAVQRARESARRTQCLNNMKQILLASHNYHDLHRSFPPAWVEPETPIDYEDDDDTFDSGSDIFSGSPPVDVFLSFSRTPVDRWTYDANRVRITKDKVDISNWRMSRYWGWHALIVPEMGELTLDIDFNDAHYSPSNLDSMQYEIGSFVCPSSSYETALDTQRARRVEGSGAESRTEFGLTTYRGVRGYWENTTSGGDDDDDVDNSGYRLHKGVFEIGRSNRFRDIADGESNTLMFGESLLGFWGDGFSCCASIHDARPDFFSYFEYEPGPDDSDDSTENDFYRSQFFGFGSAHGDVSMFGVADGSATPISHTIDGQVLRALVTRDNSEKMNLEDAF, via the coding sequence ATGCCCTTTGTCAGTAAAACACCTCACACCTCCGGCAGACATCCACGTGGATTCACGCTGGTCGAGTTGCTCGTCGTCATCGCGATTATTTCCGTACTGGCCGCGTTATTGCTGCCCGCCGTTCAACGGGCACGAGAATCCGCCCGCCGAACTCAATGCCTTAATAATATGAAGCAGATTCTGCTGGCTTCTCACAACTACCACGATTTACATCGTAGTTTCCCTCCAGCTTGGGTCGAGCCGGAAACTCCTATTGATTATGAAGATGACGATGACACATTCGACAGTGGGTCAGATATATTTTCTGGAAGCCCTCCCGTCGATGTGTTTCTCAGTTTCTCACGGACACCTGTAGATCGCTGGACTTACGATGCTAACCGGGTACGGATCACCAAAGATAAAGTCGATATCTCTAACTGGCGTATGTCCCGATACTGGGGCTGGCATGCATTGATCGTTCCTGAGATGGGCGAGTTAACATTGGATATCGATTTCAACGATGCTCATTACAGTCCCTCTAACCTGGACTCGATGCAGTACGAAATCGGCAGTTTTGTTTGCCCGTCCTCTTCTTACGAAACTGCGTTGGACACACAACGTGCCCGCCGAGTTGAAGGAAGTGGTGCCGAGTCTCGAACCGAGTTTGGTCTGACTACCTACCGAGGTGTTCGAGGATACTGGGAGAATACAACGTCAGGTGGTGATGACGACGACGACGTCGATAACTCAGGATACCGTCTGCACAAAGGTGTTTTCGAAATTGGTCGATCCAATCGATTCCGTGATATCGCCGATGGAGAGAGTAACACGTTGATGTTCGGTGAATCATTGTTAGGGTTCTGGGGCGACGGATTCAGCTGCTGTGCCAGTATTCACGATGCTCGTCCCGACTTTTTCTCTTACTTCGAATACGAACCCGGACCAGATGATTCGGACGACTCCACCGAGAACGACTTTTATCGCTCTCAGTTCTTCGGTTTTGGTAGTGCCCATGGCGATGTTTCCATGTTTGGAGTTGCCGATGGTAGTGCAACACCGATCTCACATACTATCGACGGTCAAGTACTACGGGCGCTTGTAACTCGTGATAACAGCGAGAAAATGAATCTTGAAGATGCCTTCTAG
- the epmA gene encoding EF-P lysine aminoacylase EpmA — MNSPAPSWRSTATISDLKIRAGLVRTLRLFFEETGYWEVQTPVLSREAIIDAHINPLRLTDSSIAGDRYLQTSPEAHMKRLLSAGADRIYQFSSVFRQQEQGDRHNTEFTLLEWYSCNEDHHDQMKLVESLIRTVAEKCPTKSPLDPQLFERLTYAAAFERYMGTSVVRLTASELKQLAIDQQVSIPPGLDEQDRDGWLNLLLAEKVEPQLGIEHPVFLIDYPESQAALARVRRDDPPVAERFELYIKGIELCNGYHEETNAEELRTRFERQNEIRRAEGMCELPLPELFLEATEAGYPASAGVALGVERLLMWLMKKATLPEVVAFPYERA, encoded by the coding sequence ATGAACTCCCCTGCCCCCTCCTGGAGATCGACCGCCACGATTTCTGATTTAAAAATTCGGGCGGGACTGGTGCGGACACTCCGCTTATTCTTTGAAGAGACGGGGTATTGGGAAGTACAGACCCCTGTACTGAGTCGGGAAGCGATTATCGATGCTCATATCAATCCCCTTCGGCTGACAGACTCATCGATCGCGGGAGACCGGTACTTACAGACGTCTCCTGAAGCGCATATGAAGCGTTTACTCTCGGCGGGAGCCGATCGTATCTATCAGTTCTCCTCTGTCTTTCGACAACAGGAACAGGGCGACCGTCACAATACCGAATTTACTTTGCTGGAATGGTATTCTTGTAACGAGGATCACCACGACCAGATGAAACTGGTGGAGAGTTTGATTCGAACGGTCGCTGAGAAATGCCCTACGAAGTCACCACTTGATCCTCAACTATTCGAAAGGCTGACCTACGCCGCCGCTTTTGAACGGTACATGGGAACTTCTGTCGTCAGGCTGACGGCATCCGAACTGAAACAGCTGGCGATCGACCAGCAGGTTTCGATTCCTCCTGGACTGGACGAACAGGACCGGGACGGCTGGCTGAATTTGCTGTTAGCAGAGAAGGTCGAACCCCAGTTGGGCATCGAGCACCCGGTGTTCCTGATCGACTATCCGGAAAGCCAGGCCGCCCTCGCACGCGTCCGCAGGGATGATCCCCCGGTAGCGGAGCGGTTCGAATTGTATATCAAGGGGATCGAACTCTGTAACGGTTACCACGAAGAGACAAACGCAGAGGAACTTCGGACTCGCTTTGAGCGGCAAAACGAAATCCGACGGGCCGAGGGCATGTGCGAGCTCCCCCTGCCCGAGTTATTCCTTGAGGCAACCGAGGCAGGTTATCCCGCCAGTGCAGGAGTCGCGCTGGGCGTTGAGCGACTTTTAATGTGGCTCATGAAAAAAGCGACCCTCCCGGAGGTGGTCGCTTTCCCCTATGAACGTGCTTGA